In the genome of Limnobaculum zhutongyuii, one region contains:
- the argH gene encoding argininosuccinate lyase, with protein MALWGGRFSQAADQRFKLFNDSLRFDYRLAEQDIIGSVAWSKALVTVNVLTAEEQKKLEKALDELLVEVQAEPEAILASDAEDIHSWVEQKLIGKVGDLGKKLHTGRSRNDQVATDLKLWCKVQVSLLLNAVKELQQALVITAEQNQDAVMPGYTHLQRAQPVTFAHWCLAYTEMLARDESRLQDALKRMDTSPLGSGALAGTAYPIDRDQLAGWLGFSSATRNSLDSVSDRDHVLELLSDASISMVHLSRFAEDLIFFNSGESSFVELSDRVTSGSSLMPQKKNPDALELIRGKCGRVQGALSGMLMTLKGLPLAYNKDMQEDKEGIFDALDTWLDCLHMAVLVLDGIQVKRPRCQEAAQQGYANATELADYLVAKGIPFREAHHIVGSAVLEAIKQGKALEELSLSQLKQFNAVIDEDVYPALSLQSCLEKRCAKGGVNPQQVASAIDAAKVRLDI; from the coding sequence ATGGCATTGTGGGGCGGCAGGTTTAGCCAGGCGGCAGATCAGCGTTTTAAACTGTTTAATGACTCATTGCGTTTTGATTATCGTTTAGCCGAGCAGGATATTATTGGTTCAGTGGCGTGGTCGAAAGCATTGGTGACGGTGAATGTATTAACGGCTGAAGAACAAAAAAAATTAGAAAAGGCGTTAGATGAGCTGTTAGTTGAAGTTCAGGCTGAACCAGAAGCCATTTTAGCCAGCGATGCAGAAGATATTCATAGCTGGGTAGAGCAAAAGCTGATTGGTAAAGTGGGGGATCTTGGTAAGAAATTGCATACCGGGCGTAGCCGTAACGATCAGGTCGCTACTGATTTAAAACTGTGGTGTAAGGTTCAGGTTAGTCTGTTGTTGAATGCGGTTAAAGAGCTACAACAGGCGCTGGTGATAACGGCTGAGCAGAATCAGGATGCGGTAATGCCTGGTTATACTCACCTGCAACGAGCTCAACCGGTGACTTTCGCCCATTGGTGCCTTGCCTATACGGAAATGTTAGCTCGTGATGAAAGCCGATTGCAGGATGCATTAAAGCGAATGGATACCAGCCCGCTGGGCAGTGGTGCATTAGCCGGTACCGCTTATCCTATTGATCGCGATCAGTTAGCGGGTTGGTTAGGTTTTAGTTCAGCAACTCGCAACAGCCTGGATAGCGTTTCTGACCGTGACCATGTACTGGAGTTACTGTCTGATGCGTCTATCAGTATGGTGCATCTGTCCCGTTTTGCTGAAGATTTAATTTTCTTTAACAGCGGTGAGTCTAGCTTTGTTGAATTGTCTGACCGGGTGACTTCTGGTTCTTCTCTGATGCCACAAAAGAAAAACCCGGATGCATTGGAGTTGATTCGCGGCAAATGTGGCCGTGTTCAGGGCGCACTCAGCGGTATGCTAATGACGCTGAAAGGTCTGCCGTTAGCCTATAACAAAGATATGCAGGAAGACAAAGAAGGGATTTTTGATGCGCTGGATACCTGGCTGGACTGTCTGCATATGGCGGTGCTGGTATTAGACGGCATTCAGGTTAAGCGCCCACGCTGTCAGGAAGCTGCTCAACAGGGTTATGCCAATGCGACAGAACTGGCGGATTATCTGGTGGCTAAGGGTATTCCGTTCCGTGAAGCTCACCATATTGTAGGTTCTGCGGTATTGGAAGCAATTAAACAGGGTAAGGCTTTAGAAGAATTATCCTTATCGCAGCTTAAACAGTTTAATGCGGTAATCGATGAGGATGTTTATCCTGCGTTATCGTTGCAATCCTGTCTGGAAAAACGCTGTGCTAAGGGGGGAGTTAATCCCCAACAGGTTGCCAGTGCAATTGATGCGGCTAAAGTTCGATTAGATATTTGA
- a CDS encoding Ail/Lom family outer membrane beta-barrel protein produces the protein MNKAILSAMMLLSLGSTQISQAQNQTITLGYSQSHFEEFGSVNGVNVKYRYEWNSPWSIISSFTYMSGDTEKNYQRSSYNVKAHGDVDYYSLSVGPAYRINDYVSLYTTLGVATGKFDYSADKYSKQNQYMYHMNKDGSKRKSTFMYGAGVQINPMENFAIDVGYEGTHMEYDGMQFTSNGFNVGAGYRF, from the coding sequence ATGAATAAGGCTATTTTATCAGCAATGATGTTACTGAGTTTAGGCTCCACTCAAATTTCTCAGGCACAGAATCAAACCATTACATTAGGTTATTCTCAAAGCCACTTTGAAGAATTTGGTAGCGTTAACGGTGTGAACGTTAAATATCGCTATGAGTGGAACTCCCCATGGAGCATCATCTCTTCATTCACTTATATGAGTGGTGATACAGAGAAAAATTATCAGCGTAGCAGCTATAACGTCAAAGCCCATGGCGATGTGGATTACTACTCATTGTCCGTTGGACCAGCCTATCGTATTAATGATTACGTTAGCCTGTATACCACTCTTGGTGTGGCTACTGGCAAGTTTGATTACTCGGCTGACAAATACAGTAAACAAAACCAATATATGTACCATATGAATAAGGACGGCAGTAAGCGCAAGTCCACATTTATGTATGGTGCAGGTGTACAAATTAACCCGATGGAAAATTTTGCTATCGATGTTGGTTATGAAGGTACCCACATGGAATATGATGGTATGCAATTTACTTCTAATGGCTTTAACGTTGGTGCTGGTTACCGCTTCTAA
- a CDS encoding DUF4056 domain-containing protein, which yields MRYFSFLFLLLLTACKNDVLPIASSEPDLSIIPVESARQVYPVVAPINPPDGLRPCCAFGYNLGVSIIGIPLPVYQIGNIVEANKLGTHHYSDSLLDTAANLLNVSDEQVGHIYTDRGGFLDIAHIRDTADNTFYLFSQIYPRLGQAWQLELGDELAKRQFVFTAFTPPSSPEERYTLSAYLAAQLAFQMAAWHEIAQWYGLLDVPGFSEEVSGFSPEDLYSNLLGSRLALTSILQGHAGSLEQYQQSMTQLLPKALEQLGAESYEGTKRQFMLLDGKWWDSQRRVPEKFLVLYRNYDTGSNRIPSHDSLLTDNLLRLSLPDVWQGVVLNQIGEFRLLPGDNMERLPVPDNYWTVNNFSALAEQAQIIDESELRSVRRMSRDISHGVVAKKD from the coding sequence ATGCGCTATTTTAGTTTTTTATTTCTGTTACTACTGACCGCCTGCAAAAATGATGTATTACCAATAGCCTCTTCAGAGCCCGATCTTTCAATCATTCCTGTTGAATCAGCCCGTCAGGTTTACCCGGTGGTTGCACCAATAAACCCACCTGATGGTTTACGCCCTTGTTGTGCGTTTGGGTATAATCTTGGCGTCAGCATTATTGGTATTCCACTGCCGGTCTATCAAATTGGTAATATTGTTGAAGCCAATAAACTGGGTACTCATCATTATAGTGATAGCCTGTTGGACACGGCTGCTAACCTGCTGAACGTTTCTGATGAACAAGTTGGGCATATTTATACCGACCGGGGAGGTTTTCTGGATATCGCTCATATTCGCGATACGGCAGATAATACTTTCTATCTGTTTAGCCAAATTTATCCGCGTTTGGGCCAGGCATGGCAACTTGAGTTGGGTGATGAATTGGCTAAACGTCAGTTTGTGTTTACCGCTTTTACCCCTCCATCCAGTCCGGAAGAGCGTTATACCTTAAGCGCCTATTTAGCCGCACAGCTCGCTTTTCAAATGGCCGCCTGGCATGAAATTGCTCAGTGGTATGGGTTATTGGATGTTCCTGGTTTTTCCGAAGAGGTATCGGGTTTTTCACCTGAAGATCTTTATTCTAATTTATTAGGTTCACGTTTAGCTTTAACTTCTATTTTGCAAGGGCATGCTGGTAGTCTGGAGCAATATCAACAATCGATGACTCAATTGCTACCAAAAGCGCTGGAGCAACTTGGTGCAGAATCTTATGAAGGTACTAAGCGGCAATTTATGCTGTTGGATGGAAAATGGTGGGATAGCCAGCGTCGGGTACCTGAAAAGTTTTTAGTGCTTTATCGTAATTATGATACGGGCAGTAATCGTATCCCTTCTCATGATTCATTGTTAACTGATAACTTGTTACGTCTGAGCTTGCCTGATGTATGGCAGGGGGTTGTGCTAAATCAGATTGGTGAGTTTCGTCTTCTGCCCGGCGATAATATGGAACGGCTACCGGTACCGGATAATTATTGGACGGTGAACAATTTCTCAGCTCTGGCAGAACAGGCTCAAATTATCGATGAAAGTGAGTTACGCTCAGTTCGCAGGATGTCTCGGGATATTTCTCATGGTGTAGTGGCAAAAAAGGACTAA